In Rutidosis leptorrhynchoides isolate AG116_Rl617_1_P2 chromosome 2, CSIRO_AGI_Rlap_v1, whole genome shotgun sequence, one genomic interval encodes:
- the LOC139894278 gene encoding large ribosomal subunit protein uL5z-like isoform X1, whose protein sequence is MQLLESGLKVKEYELLRRNFGDTGCFGFGIQEHIDLGIKYDPSTGIYAYQVLSVPIKRDAYDRNGKGSISKFEPKDEVTGDVCRISANASSLKLIIASDCVD, encoded by the exons ATGCAGCTTTTGGAAAGTGGTTTGAAGGTGAAGGAATACGAGTTGTTGAGGCGCAACTTTGGTGATACTGGATGCTTTGGGTTTGGTATTCAGGAGCACATTGATCTGGGTATTAA ATATGATCCATCTACAGGTATTTATG CTTATCAGGTTCTGAGTGTTCCTATAAAACGAGATGCATATGATCGAAATGGGAAGGGTTCCATATCTAA ATTTGAACCGAAAGATGAGGTAACAGGAGACGTATGTAGGATTTCGGCTAATGCGTCTTCATTGAAATTGATCATAGCTTCAGACTGTGTCGATTGA
- the LOC139894278 gene encoding large ribosomal subunit protein uL5z-like isoform X4, producing the protein MQLLESGLKVKEYELLRRNFGDTGCFGFGIQEHIDLGIKYDPSTGIYAYQVLSVPIKRDAYDRNGKGSISNRCFDTDLNRKMR; encoded by the exons ATGCAGCTTTTGGAAAGTGGTTTGAAGGTGAAGGAATACGAGTTGTTGAGGCGCAACTTTGGTGATACTGGATGCTTTGGGTTTGGTATTCAGGAGCACATTGATCTGGGTATTAA ATATGATCCATCTACAGGTATTTATG CTTATCAGGTTCTGAGTGTTCCTATAAAACGAGATGCATATGATCGAAATGGGAAGGGTTCCATATCTAA CAGGTGTTTTGATACAGATTTGAACCGAAAGATGAGGTAA
- the LOC139894278 gene encoding large ribosomal subunit protein uL5z-like isoform X2, protein MQLLESGLKVKEYELLRRNFGDTGCFGFGIQEHIDLGIKYDPSTAYQVLSVPIKRDAYDRNGKGSISKFEPKDEVTGDVCRISANASSLKLIIASDCVD, encoded by the exons ATGCAGCTTTTGGAAAGTGGTTTGAAGGTGAAGGAATACGAGTTGTTGAGGCGCAACTTTGGTGATACTGGATGCTTTGGGTTTGGTATTCAGGAGCACATTGATCTGGGTATTAA ATATGATCCATCTACAG CTTATCAGGTTCTGAGTGTTCCTATAAAACGAGATGCATATGATCGAAATGGGAAGGGTTCCATATCTAA ATTTGAACCGAAAGATGAGGTAACAGGAGACGTATGTAGGATTTCGGCTAATGCGTCTTCATTGAAATTGATCATAGCTTCAGACTGTGTCGATTGA
- the LOC139894278 gene encoding large ribosomal subunit protein uL5z-like isoform X5: MQLLESGLKVKEYELLRRNFGDTGCFGFGIQEHIDLGIKYDPSTGIYAYQVLSVPIKRDAYDRNGKGSISKCFDTDLNRKMR, translated from the exons ATGCAGCTTTTGGAAAGTGGTTTGAAGGTGAAGGAATACGAGTTGTTGAGGCGCAACTTTGGTGATACTGGATGCTTTGGGTTTGGTATTCAGGAGCACATTGATCTGGGTATTAA ATATGATCCATCTACAGGTATTTATG CTTATCAGGTTCTGAGTGTTCCTATAAAACGAGATGCATATGATCGAAATGGGAAGGGTTCCATATCTAA GTGTTTTGATACAGATTTGAACCGAAAGATGAGGTAA
- the LOC139894278 gene encoding uncharacterized protein isoform X3, producing the protein MIHLQVFMFAFYATILLGIKWFHVLKYYKVYYLLLGEAYQVLSVPIKRDAYDRNGKGSISKFEPKDEVTGDVCRISANASSLKLIIASDCVD; encoded by the exons ATGATCCATCTACAGGTATTTATG TTTGCCTTCTACGCTACAATACTTTTAG GTATTAAGTGGTTTCATGTTTTAAAATACTACAAGGTTTATTATTTGTTACTTGGTGAAGCTTATCAGGTTCTGAGTGTTCCTATAAAACGAGATGCATATGATCGAAATGGGAAGGGTTCCATATCTAA ATTTGAACCGAAAGATGAGGTAACAGGAGACGTATGTAGGATTTCGGCTAATGCGTCTTCATTGAAATTGATCATAGCTTCAGACTGTGTCGATTGA